The Phyllopteryx taeniolatus isolate TA_2022b chromosome 14, UOR_Ptae_1.2, whole genome shotgun sequence genome has a window encoding:
- the rpl37a gene encoding large ribosomal subunit protein eL43: MAKRTKKVGIVGKYGTRYGASLRKMVKKIEISQHAKYTCSFCGKTKMKRRAVGIWHCGSCMKTVAGGAWTYNTTSAVTVKSAIRRLKELKDQ, from the exons ATG GCCAAGCGCACCAAGAAGGTGGGAATCGTTGGTAAATACGGCACGCGTTATGGCGCATCGCTGAGGAAGATGGTGAAGAAAATTGAAATCTCCCAGCACGCTAAATACACCTGCTCATTCTGTGGCAAG ACCAAGATGAAGAGAAGGGCAGTGGGTATCTGGCACTGCGGATCCTGCATGAAAACGGTGGCTGGAGGAGCGTGGACGTACAA CACAACTTCTGCCGTCACAGTCAAGTCAGCGATCAGGAGGCTGAAGGAGTTGAAGGACCAGTAA